The following proteins are co-located in the Leptodactylus fuscus isolate aLepFus1 chromosome 8, aLepFus1.hap2, whole genome shotgun sequence genome:
- the LYPD6B gene encoding ly6/PLAUR domain-containing protein 6B — MMAAHLILCTTIAFITFRDGACAKNVNFHNVRPPLDPTPFPNSFKCFTCDKSPDNYNCNRWAEDRWCPPNTHYCKTVHHFTSHGKSKSVTKKCATREECHSVGCRHHRDSGHMECTSCCDGMICNVDVPTNHTNAVLDLMRSHRKSDAHRVASFLPVVAAAIFILAIL; from the exons ATGATGGCGGCACATCTCATCCTCTGCACCACCATCGCCTTCATCACTTTTAGAGACGGCGCTTGTGCCAAAAATGTCAATTTCCATAATGTGAGACCTCCCTTAGACC CCACTCCATTCCCCAACAGCTTCAAGTGTTTCACATGTGACAAATCTCCTGACAATTACAACTGCAATCGCTGGGCCGAAGACAGGTGGTGCCCGCCAA ACACGCATTACTGTAAGACCGTGCACCACTTCACCAGCCATGGGAAAAGTAAATCCGTCACGAAGAAGTGCGCGACGAGAGAGGAATGTCACAGCGTGGGGTGTCGCCACCATCGGGACTCAGGTCATATG GAGTGCACCTCCTGTTGTGACGGGATGATCTGCAACGTGGACGTACCCACGAATCACACCAACGCTGTATTGGACCTCATGAGATCCCACCGGAAGTCTGATGCCCACAGGGTGGCGTCTTTCCTGCCTGTTGTGGCAGCGGCCATCTTCATTCTGGCGATCCTCTAG